TTTGCGGTATTCGCGGTAGGTCTCGCCCAACTCTCGGATTAAGTCCGCTTCTTCAATGGGCGTTACAATGAAGATGTAGGAGGAGCAGACCAGTGCCATCAGCACGTGCCCCACCGACATTTGTGGTGTCGCCCAGAACACGATTAACCAGCCCAGACTGATGGGGTGCCGGGTCACGCCGTAAAGGTAACGGGCCGTGAAAACGGTCGGCCGAGGCGCCTTTTTCAGTGCCCAGGTCCAGGCCTGGCGCAAGCCGAAAAAGGAAAAGTGATCGATGTGAAAGGTGGCACTGACCATCAACCCCCAGCCGATCGCGTACAAGCCATAGATCAACGCAGCTGAAACGTTGTGATCAACCCGCCAGATCGTTCCGGTCAGCGGTTGCCAAAGGGCGATCAGCAAAAACAGGGTGGTGCCGGAAATCAGGATATAGGTACTTCTCTCCAGCGCTGGCGGCACGATGCGTGTCCACCAGGCCTTGAACCATGGCCGGGCCATGACAGAGTGTACTGTCAGATAGATCACGAGCATGGTCAGATTGACCGTCAGGCCAAAAGCCAAGTCGGCGGAGCTGCCTGAATCGATGGTCTTTGGTAACCACAGGTTTTGCAGGAACAGCATCAGGTAGCAGAGAGCGCCCATGCCAATTGCATAAGACAACAGCGCATAAGGAAGAATGATTAACGTGTTCATGGGAATCTGATTCTCCTGGGTTGTGCCCGGCTATTGGTCGCCGGGCTGCGCAACGAAGTAAACGTTAAACGGATCATGGTCGAGACGATGGCACGCAATACTTTCGAAACCGGCTTTTTGCAGCATGTCGGTCGCCAGCTCTTCACCCCACATGGTGCCCAGGCCCGGCCCGCCCTGGGCCAGTGAGACCGGTGTGCAATGGACACAGGAGATGCTGTACAGCAGCGGGCCCAAAGGATGCTCCAGGTTATTTTCCAAATAACTGGAACCGCTGATATCCTGCATGAGGTAAGTGCCGCCCGGTTTCAGTGATTTGGCAATACCGGAAAGCAGTGCCTGGGGATCCGCCTGATCATGCACGGCATCAAAGCTGGTGATCAGGTCAAATCGCTCAGGTTCAGAAAAATTCCGTAAATCCCGCGCTTCGAAAGTAAGGTTCGTCAGACCTGTACAAGCGGCCTCCCGGGCCGTTTGCGCAAAAGCTTCAGGGCACAGGTCATAACCGACAAAACGACTCCGGGGATAGGCCCGGGCGAGGGATAGCAAGGCCAGCCCCGCTCCGCATCCGGCATCCAGTACATCAATGCCTTGCTCCAATCGTGCGTTTAATCCCGGGATCAACGGTAGTATGTGATCGCGCAATGCGGATACCACCGTTTGGGCACTGTCTTCGCTCATCACCTGATGAAAGCAGGGATAAGCCTGGTAGGGCAGGCCCCCGCCGTTTTTGAAACATTGGATCAGGGCATCTTCCATCTTGGCAATCAGGGGCACGAACTGGGCATTCACCGCGATATTGTTGGGCACCGCCGCGCGCGTCAGACAGGCCGCATGTGCCGGAGGCAGAGAGTAACTGCGGGAATCCGGATCATAGTGGATGATTTTGCCCGTGGTCATCGTTGCCAACCACTCCCGCACATAACGCTCGTTGAGGCCTGCCTCTTCGGCGAGCTTTTCACTGCTCGCGGGAGACCGTTCAGCGAGGTGATCGAAAAGTTTCAGTTTGTGACCCAGGGAAATCATGGCCACGATTGCGCCATGATTCAGCATGGTGACCAGTTGCTCTGCGAAGAGTTCGACTGAATCTTCTTGTGCCTCGGTGAGGACGGGTTCAATGGCACTCATGTTTAGCTCCTTATGTTGGGTTGACAAGGGCTATGTTATTGCGAATGCTTTGGGGAACCTTCAGTCAAAAAAAACAAAACCCAGTCAAACCTGCCAAACCGCCGAAACAGGTAAGCAGGCAAAAGGATTGAAGGGGGCCACCATGGTACGAACAGAATCTAAACCACCCTGGGAGATGGCTATCCTGGTTATTCGGGAAACAGCCGCCTCCGCAGCCTATGGCATGAACGACCTCCTGTGCTCCGCCGGTAAAGACTGGATGCTGATCACACAAGGAAAACCGGGCACCACGTTAATCAATCCAAGTATTGTCTCTGCGACGGGAGAGGCCATGGCGGTCGCCAATGGCGGCTGGATTAAGCCGCACCGGCGGTTAAGCGATGATTATCACCCCGATGTGATATGCCTGTTGGAGATAGCGGTTGCCCCGGATAAAAACTTTGCCCATAGCCTCAGCCTGGAGATTGAGTGGTTAAAGCGCTATTGGGAAAAGGGCGGCACCATTGCAGCAGCCTGCACCGGTTCGCTGTTAATGGCCGAAGCCGGGCTTTTGGACCATCAGGATGCCACCACCCATTGGGGCTTTAGTGACTTTGTGCGTGATAACTATCCGCATATCAGGCTTCACCCCAACCGTGCGCTGGTCACCGCCGGTGAGGGGCAGCGCCTGATCATGGCGGGCGGAGGGTCTTCCTGGATGGACCTTGGACTCTATCTCATCGCCCGATTCTGTTCGCTGCAAGAAGCCATTCGCGTGGGCAAGGTGCATCTGATCGATTGGCATGAAGTGGGACAACAGCCCTACGCCGTGCTTTCCTGTACCCGCCAGGCTGAAGACGCGGTGATTGCCAAATGCCAAGCATGGGTAGCACAAAACTATGATCAACCTTCACCGGTGGCATCAATGATGAAAATAAGCAAACTCAGCGAACGTTCCTTCAAACGACGCTTTAAACAGGCAACCGGAATGACTCCCATCGAGTATGTGCTGACGCTGAGGCTGGAGGAAGCAAAGCAGATATTGGAAACGTCGGATGTGCCGGTAGAGGCGGTAGCCGAATCCGTGGGTTATCAGGATGCAGGTTTCTTCGGTCGGAAATTTGTGCAACGGGTGGGGATGACGCCCGCGCAGTATCGTCGTAAGTTTCAAGGGTTACGGCAGCATTTCGCAACCTATTGAAAAATGGTGCCCGGAGGCGGAATCGAACCACCGACACGGGGATTTTGAATCGTCTATTAAAGTCTTTAAATAGTCTTTTCATGAGCGGATCAAAGGATGAAGGCTGCGTTGAAAAGGGATTTCGGGGAAGCAAAGCCAGAGTATGCCGCCTATCATCTTCTGGATATCCTTGGACAGCTATTCGTTTAGAACTCAAAGCCGGATATGGGGAGTTGGTGTATCCATGCCTCCTTGTACCTTCGCGATCAAATGGAATGAAGATTTAACAAAAGCATCAAATTCGTTCCGGCCCGATGGGCCTACACCGGACGCCCTTTTCAGAGCGCCGTTTATGCTGGCGTTTTGCCAATGGCGGTGCTCAGGAACGTCCGAGCCTTTGTCCACTTCTACGACGCGCCTGGTGTCAGGGTTCAGAACTGGCCTCGCGGTTGTCTCAGCTTAGAGCCATTAATCCACGGATGACCGGTGCGATCGAAAGCGCAGGACTCGCGCGCTTGTCGGCGTCGTTGGTGCACACGGGCGCTGCTGAACCAGCAGGGCCTGTTGCAGGCCGAGTAACGAGTCGTACATCATCGCTTGAATATCCAACAAGGCCTTCATGGGGCTGCCGGCCGTCCGGCGGCGGGCATCAATCACAAACTGTAGGCCCCGAAGCCGCCGTTGATTGCACTCCGAACTGCGGCGAATGCAGTCTTCAATCGCTGCCGCGCGTAATCTCTCAAAGCCTTCTGGATCGCGCTGGGCCAGATCCTTGAGCGCGTCGAACGTGGGCATTTCCATAACTTGCCTCCTTTCCGGGATTCAAGTAACCAGTACTACACCACTCCTTTTCAAAGCCCCTGTAACCCGCGTTCGACAGTCCGGAAACTGAACGTACAGCCCCTCGCAGAAAAAAAGCCGGGACACTTTCAGTTAAGCCTCGGCGGGCTCCGGAATCAAGCTGATGTTCTGATCACGTGGTGATTGGCTG
Above is a genomic segment from Marinobacter panjinensis containing:
- a CDS encoding DUF3135 domain-containing protein, whose protein sequence is MEMPTFDALKDLAQRDPEGFERLRAAAIEDCIRRSSECNQRRLRGLQFVIDARRRTAGSPMKALLDIQAMMYDSLLGLQQALLVQQRPCAPTTPTSARVLRFRSHRSSVD
- a CDS encoding GlxA family transcriptional regulator gives rise to the protein MALMFSSLCWVDKGYVIANALGNLQSKKTKPSQTCQTAETGKQAKGLKGATMVRTESKPPWEMAILVIRETAASAAYGMNDLLCSAGKDWMLITQGKPGTTLINPSIVSATGEAMAVANGGWIKPHRRLSDDYHPDVICLLEIAVAPDKNFAHSLSLEIEWLKRYWEKGGTIAAACTGSLLMAEAGLLDHQDATTHWGFSDFVRDNYPHIRLHPNRALVTAGEGQRLIMAGGGSSWMDLGLYLIARFCSLQEAIRVGKVHLIDWHEVGQQPYAVLSCTRQAEDAVIAKCQAWVAQNYDQPSPVASMMKISKLSERSFKRRFKQATGMTPIEYVLTLRLEEAKQILETSDVPVEAVAESVGYQDAGFFGRKFVQRVGMTPAQYRRKFQGLRQHFATY
- a CDS encoding class I SAM-dependent methyltransferase — protein: MSAIEPVLTEAQEDSVELFAEQLVTMLNHGAIVAMISLGHKLKLFDHLAERSPASSEKLAEEAGLNERYVREWLATMTTGKIIHYDPDSRSYSLPPAHAACLTRAAVPNNIAVNAQFVPLIAKMEDALIQCFKNGGGLPYQAYPCFHQVMSEDSAQTVVSALRDHILPLIPGLNARLEQGIDVLDAGCGAGLALLSLARAYPRSRFVGYDLCPEAFAQTAREAACTGLTNLTFEARDLRNFSEPERFDLITSFDAVHDQADPQALLSGIAKSLKPGGTYLMQDISGSSYLENNLEHPLGPLLYSISCVHCTPVSLAQGGPGLGTMWGEELATDMLQKAGFESIACHRLDHDPFNVYFVAQPGDQ
- a CDS encoding methyltransferase family protein produces the protein MNTLIILPYALLSYAIGMGALCYLMLFLQNLWLPKTIDSGSSADLAFGLTVNLTMLVIYLTVHSVMARPWFKAWWTRIVPPALERSTYILISGTTLFLLIALWQPLTGTIWRVDHNVSAALIYGLYAIGWGLMVSATFHIDHFSFFGLRQAWTWALKKAPRPTVFTARYLYGVTRHPISLGWLIVFWATPQMSVGHVLMALVCSSYIFIVTPIEEADLIRELGETYREYRKQVPAFLPFRR